One genomic window of Syntrophales bacterium includes the following:
- a CDS encoding sigma-54 dependent transcriptional regulator, whose protein sequence is MAKILVVDDDQGMREFLEIMLTREGYKVTCAGDAGKAMTRCKKERFDLIITDLKMPKVDGISFLKEVKDISPETMVILITAYASGETAVTAMKEGAYDYIEKDFDIEDLKKIIRDALDKKGIKREDVRFIKGVENAVCFGGMVGKSKEMLKVYSLVKKVADTPANVLILGESGTGKELVARAIHENSPRRNMPFIVINCGGVPESLLESELFGHMKGSFSGAYVDKLGLFEVARGGTIFLDEIAELPLVLQVKLLRVVQEKTFRRIGGAEDIKVDVRIVSATNQYLEKRVNEGTFREDLYYRLNVIPIYIPPLRERKDDIPVLTTYLIEKYSREFGKEIKTISAYAMGLLMDYPFPGNIRELENIIERSVALETSNIILPENLLLARNVSPGEVPAVNFEIPEMGINLNEEVAKFERQLIEKALQKTRGSKTKAAELLHVSFDSLSYRLKKLDIE, encoded by the coding sequence GTGGCTAAGATTCTTGTTGTGGATGATGATCAGGGCATGAGAGAGTTCCTCGAGATCATGCTGACCAGGGAGGGTTACAAGGTGACCTGTGCAGGTGATGCGGGAAAGGCCATGACCCGTTGCAAAAAGGAACGGTTTGACCTCATCATTACCGATCTAAAGATGCCGAAGGTAGACGGTATCTCGTTTCTGAAAGAGGTCAAGGATATTTCCCCGGAAACAATGGTGATTCTGATTACGGCCTACGCATCCGGTGAAACGGCAGTAACAGCCATGAAGGAAGGAGCATACGACTATATCGAGAAGGACTTTGACATAGAGGATCTCAAGAAGATCATTCGAGATGCCCTCGATAAGAAGGGCATTAAGAGGGAGGATGTCCGGTTCATCAAAGGGGTGGAAAATGCCGTTTGTTTTGGAGGTATGGTGGGAAAAAGCAAGGAGATGCTTAAGGTTTATTCTCTTGTTAAAAAAGTAGCCGATACGCCGGCCAATGTCCTTATCCTCGGTGAGAGCGGAACGGGTAAGGAACTCGTGGCCAGGGCCATCCATGAAAACAGCCCGAGGCGAAACATGCCGTTTATCGTTATCAACTGTGGTGGCGTGCCGGAGAGCCTCCTCGAAAGTGAGTTATTTGGCCACATGAAAGGATCCTTTTCTGGCGCCTATGTTGATAAGTTAGGGCTCTTCGAGGTTGCCCGGGGTGGAACGATCTTTCTTGATGAGATTGCTGAATTGCCACTCGTCCTCCAGGTGAAACTCCTCCGTGTCGTCCAGGAAAAGACCTTCAGAAGGATAGGCGGGGCGGAGGATATCAAAGTTGATGTCCGTATCGTATCTGCGACAAATCAATATCTGGAAAAAAGGGTAAACGAGGGGACCTTCAGGGAAGACCTCTACTACCGTCTCAATGTCATCCCGATCTATATTCCTCCTCTGAGGGAGAGAAAAGATGATATCCCTGTCCTGACAACATATCTTATAGAGAAGTATTCCCGGGAGTTTGGTAAAGAGATCAAGACCATATCCGCATATGCCATGGGGCTTTTAATGGATTATCCATTTCCCGGTAACATCAGGGAACTTGAAAATATTATCGAACGGAGTGTTGCTCTGGAAACATCCAACATTATCCTGCCGGAAAACCTCCTTCTGGCAAGAAATGTTTCCCCGGGGGAAGTACCTGCCGTTAATTTTGAGATACCGGAGATGGGTATTAATCTGAATGAGGAAGTGGCAAAGTTTGAAAGACAGTTGATAGAAAAGGCCCTCCAAAAAACCCGGGGATCGAAGACAAAGGCCGCCGAGCTACTTCATGTGAGTTTTGATTCACTAAGTTACCGGCTCAAAAAACTTGATATTGAATAG
- a CDS encoding ATP-binding protein has translation MDDHLLQKENLVTRVRWLMLARLTIVTFLLGIAAFIEIKGTESLPQISISFLYVIILLTYLLSLLYLFLLKFIRNLKVNIYIQSLADVMLITGLVYVTGGIRSVYSVFYPLVIIYSVLFLARRGGVITASASSILYGLLMNLEYYGIVNPFSSIVIEEYNFSAGYVFSRIFTHVLSFYIITFLASFVVEQERKTRVVLAERENAFDQLDLLYRSIIESVDAGILTIDLAGNIKSFNRAAEDITGFSFTEVEHKNINQVFPGYSDLEDKWKNRGKQQGSVEKRVEMPVPGKGNGKLILGCSVSHLKDNTGTKIGNILIFQDLTAIKKMEEALEKSKRLAFIGEMAASLAHEIRNPLASISGSIQVLKNELNLNEADERLMKIILRGKGQLENFMRDFLLLARPPSGTYEIIETRNIIEDVLESIHYAPDWHGGIEVVQKLSDQSLILANKTQIRQVIWNLVLNAIQSMSDGGRLTVETKNVFLEDVREYLEIRITDSGCGIEEDNLEKIWEPFYTTKERGTGLGLTIVNRIIESYSGKIKIEGNLKGGTTFIVCLPSGR, from the coding sequence ATGGACGACCATCTGTTACAGAAGGAAAACTTAGTGACAAGGGTTCGCTGGCTGATGCTGGCGCGGCTCACCATTGTCACCTTTCTGCTCGGGATTGCAGCTTTCATCGAGATCAAGGGGACAGAATCTCTGCCCCAAATATCAATCTCATTCCTTTACGTCATTATCCTGCTTACCTACCTCCTTTCCCTCCTCTATCTTTTTCTCCTGAAGTTCATCAGAAACCTCAAGGTCAATATATACATCCAGAGCCTGGCTGACGTGATGTTGATAACAGGTCTCGTGTATGTCACAGGTGGAATAAGAAGCGTCTATTCTGTCTTCTATCCTCTGGTCATCATATATTCAGTCCTGTTCCTGGCAAGAAGGGGAGGAGTAATCACAGCCTCTGCCTCAAGTATTCTTTATGGTCTGTTAATGAATTTAGAATATTATGGCATCGTTAACCCCTTCTCTAGTATCGTCATCGAGGAATACAATTTCAGCGCCGGATACGTCTTTTCGAGGATTTTCACCCACGTCCTGTCCTTCTACATCATTACCTTTCTTGCAAGTTTTGTGGTGGAACAGGAGAGAAAAACAAGGGTCGTCCTGGCAGAGAGGGAAAATGCCTTTGATCAGTTAGATTTACTGTACAGGAGTATTATTGAGTCCGTTGATGCAGGCATATTGACGATTGATCTCGCGGGGAATATAAAATCCTTCAACAGGGCAGCGGAAGACATTACCGGCTTTTCCTTTACCGAGGTAGAACATAAGAATATTAATCAGGTCTTTCCGGGTTATTCCGATCTGGAAGATAAATGGAAAAACAGGGGGAAACAGCAGGGATCGGTAGAAAAAAGGGTGGAAATGCCGGTCCCCGGCAAAGGGAATGGGAAATTGATATTAGGTTGTTCTGTATCACATCTTAAGGATAATACGGGGACTAAAATAGGAAATATCTTGATCTTTCAGGATCTGACGGCGATAAAAAAAATGGAGGAAGCCCTTGAAAAGAGTAAAAGGCTTGCCTTTATCGGCGAGATGGCGGCCAGCCTTGCCCATGAGATCAGGAATCCCCTGGCGTCAATCAGTGGCTCAATTCAGGTTTTGAAAAATGAACTTAATTTAAATGAAGCCGATGAGAGGCTCATGAAGATCATTTTGAGGGGCAAAGGTCAGCTTGAAAATTTTATGAGGGATTTTCTCCTCTTAGCAAGGCCACCGTCAGGTACTTACGAGATAATTGAGACAAGAAACATCATCGAGGATGTCCTGGAATCCATTCATTATGCACCGGATTGGCATGGGGGAATCGAGGTTGTTCAGAAATTATCTGACCAATCCCTCATACTTGCCAACAAAACACAGATTAGACAGGTCATCTGGAACCTTGTCCTGAATGCCATTCAGTCCATGTCGGATGGGGGCAGGCTGACTGTAGAAACCAAAAATGTTTTTCTTGAGGATGTCAGGGAATATCTTGAGATACGTATCACCGATAGTGGATGCGGCATCGAAGAAGATAATCTGGAAAAGATATGGGAACCGTTTTACACAACAAAGGAGAGAGGAACAGGCCTCGGTCTGACAATTGTCAACAGGATTATCGAAAGCTATTCCGGAAAGATCAAAATCGAAGGTAACCTCAAAGGGGGGACAACCTTTATCGTATGTTTGCCGAGCGGTCGTTAG
- a CDS encoding DNA internalization-related competence protein ComEC/Rec2 → MQRPLIPLLIPLIVGISLGNFIHLPDLPLMVCLIMAMIASLVAMIKKWKVIIGLSLIFSLFLVGILNINLYLYQEQGQRHISNYLSPEKTTIDGIICENPEVSPHKTELVVSVVRVIKDKSTIPAEGRVLLTVRDRYPFKYGDFIRFRTRLRMPHNFNNPGGFDYERYLRYRNILVRGAISDPSGIVVLRENQGNRWKTTLERFRGKIRRLIRENSPTPAGEIIQAMTLGERKEIPEDVREKFNRTGTSHILAISGFHVGIVAFLSIYLIRLMMKSSPYLLLRFNAIKVSTFGACVPIVIYAFIAGMGISVVRATIMIVTFMVAILLGRERDLYNTLALAAFIILVVFPHSLFDISFQLSFTAVAAILFITPRLVLLIPKGKPEEKGISFSRKVFKGIFLFIMVSLSATLGTAPLIAFYFNRVSSISLLANIIVVPLLGMIALPVSMAIILTAPISPTLTTVLVKISSFLVKISVSLTDFFASLPGSSFFISTPTFTEMTAYYLLLVAMVKLTDTWKERNGESKEREPIRKRLWLGFALAVLVIFFVVDGIYLYAKDIYTDDLKVTSIDVGQGSSTLVRFPGGKKMLIDGGGFADNGFDIGKYVLAPFLRHERIKKVDTVVLTHPHPDHLGGLIYILENFAVREVWANGEVSGTDAYKDFMKIIREKKIHYRLVSEETPEEKIGNILLRILNPKHPIVGGNDRFQGFDVTNNNALVLKLTYGNCSFLLPADISEPSETRLIIEGKDIRSQVILVPHHGGFLSSTFPFLARVRPEIAIISCGADNIFRLPHSDVLKRYEMLGAKIYRTDRDGAITITTDGRRLETKVFKES, encoded by the coding sequence ATGCAGAGACCACTCATCCCCCTTCTTATCCCCCTGATCGTGGGGATTTCCCTGGGAAATTTCATTCATCTCCCGGATTTGCCCCTGATGGTCTGCCTGATCATGGCCATGATTGCCTCGCTGGTTGCCATGATTAAAAAATGGAAAGTCATTATCGGCCTCTCCTTGATCTTCTCTCTATTCCTGGTAGGCATTCTCAACATAAACCTCTATCTCTATCAAGAACAGGGGCAAAGACATATCAGTAATTATCTAAGCCCAGAGAAGACCACCATTGATGGCATCATCTGTGAGAACCCGGAAGTCTCACCTCATAAGACCGAACTGGTCGTCTCCGTCGTCAGGGTAATCAAGGATAAATCCACCATTCCTGCCGAGGGGCGTGTGCTGCTAACTGTGAGGGATCGCTATCCGTTTAAATACGGGGATTTCATAAGATTCAGGACCAGGCTTAGAATGCCTCATAACTTCAATAATCCCGGTGGTTTTGACTATGAAAGATACCTCCGATACAGGAATATCCTGGTGCGTGGGGCGATAAGTGATCCCTCGGGCATCGTCGTCCTGAGAGAAAACCAGGGAAACCGATGGAAGACAACCCTGGAACGATTCAGGGGAAAGATAAGAAGGCTCATTCGCGAAAATTCGCCGACACCAGCAGGGGAAATCATACAGGCCATGACCCTGGGGGAACGGAAGGAAATCCCGGAAGATGTCCGGGAAAAGTTTAACCGTACAGGCACGTCCCATATCCTGGCCATATCAGGATTCCATGTTGGGATCGTTGCCTTTCTGTCAATCTATCTCATCAGGCTGATGATGAAGTCCTCCCCCTATCTCCTTTTGAGATTCAATGCCATCAAGGTCTCCACTTTTGGGGCCTGTGTTCCGATTGTGATATATGCCTTCATCGCTGGGATGGGTATCTCCGTCGTCAGGGCCACCATCATGATCGTCACCTTTATGGTCGCCATACTCTTGGGTAGAGAGAGAGACCTGTATAACACACTGGCCCTTGCCGCTTTTATTATTCTCGTTGTCTTCCCCCATTCCCTCTTTGATATTTCTTTTCAGCTTTCCTTTACGGCCGTCGCGGCGATTCTCTTTATCACCCCGAGACTTGTCCTGCTGATCCCAAAAGGCAAGCCTGAAGAGAAAGGCATCTCTTTTTCCAGGAAGGTCTTTAAAGGTATTTTCCTTTTTATCATGGTATCCCTGAGCGCCACACTCGGTACAGCGCCATTGATCGCCTTTTACTTTAACAGGGTATCGTCCATTTCTCTCCTTGCCAACATCATCGTTGTCCCTCTGCTGGGTATGATTGCCCTCCCCGTTAGCATGGCCATTATCCTGACAGCCCCGATATCGCCCACACTAACTACCGTCCTTGTCAAGATATCATCTTTTCTTGTCAAGATTTCCGTTTCGCTTACTGATTTTTTCGCCTCCCTCCCCGGTTCATCCTTTTTCATAAGTACACCGACATTTACGGAAATGACAGCCTACTATCTTCTTCTGGTGGCCATGGTAAAACTGACCGATACCTGGAAAGAAAGGAACGGGGAAAGCAAGGAGAGGGAACCAATAAGGAAACGTTTGTGGCTTGGCTTTGCGCTTGCTGTTCTTGTTATATTCTTTGTGGTTGACGGCATCTACCTTTACGCAAAGGATATCTATACAGATGATCTTAAGGTTACATCAATTGATGTGGGACAGGGCAGCTCAACACTCGTCCGGTTTCCCGGTGGTAAAAAGATGCTTATAGATGGCGGAGGGTTTGCCGACAATGGTTTCGATATAGGAAAATACGTCCTTGCCCCCTTCCTCCGGCATGAAAGGATAAAAAAAGTAGATACCGTTGTCCTGACCCACCCCCACCCGGACCACCTGGGCGGCCTGATCTATATTCTCGAAAACTTTGCCGTCAGGGAAGTATGGGCAAACGGTGAGGTTTCAGGGACTGACGCATATAAAGATTTCATGAAGATTATCAGGGAAAAGAAGATCCATTACCGGCTCGTGTCGGAGGAAACACCGGAGGAGAAAATCGGTAACATCCTGCTCAGGATATTAAACCCTAAACACCCGATCGTCGGAGGGAATGATCGTTTTCAGGGATTCGATGTGACAAACAACAATGCCCTCGTTTTGAAGCTCACATACGGAAATTGCAGTTTTCTTCTGCCTGCAGACATCTCAGAACCATCAGAGACCCGTCTTATTATAGAGGGGAAAGACATCAGGAGTCAGGTCATCTTAGTTCCCCATCATGGAGGGTTCTTGTCCAGTACATTTCCCTTTCTTGCCCGTGTCCGCCCTGAGATTGCCATTATAAGCTGCGGTGCCGACAACATCTTCCGTCTCCCCCACTCTGATGTCCTCAAAAGATACGAAATGTTAGGTGCAAAGATATACAGAACCGACAGAGACGGAGCCATTACCATTACTACTGATGGTAGGAGGTTAGAAACGAAGGTCTTCAAAGAGAGTTGA
- a CDS encoding HAD hydrolase-like protein: MRQIDLMIFDFDGTLVNSGGDIVASVNYTLESLKMPVMEPEVIIGFVGDGVQKLIERSLGHDFQDQFDKAMEIFTAYYAEHMLDTTTFYPGVPDILQYFHDKLSLAMASMIFSSPEPQGY; the protein is encoded by the coding sequence ATGAGACAGATTGACCTCATGATCTTTGATTTTGACGGGACACTTGTCAATTCGGGGGGAGACATTGTTGCCTCGGTGAACTATACCCTGGAGAGTCTTAAAATGCCGGTGATGGAACCGGAAGTTATTATTGGTTTCGTGGGAGATGGGGTGCAAAAACTGATCGAAAGGTCCCTCGGCCACGATTTTCAGGATCAATTTGATAAAGCGATGGAGATATTTACGGCCTATTACGCTGAACATATGCTGGATACAACAACTTTTTACCCCGGAGTTCCTGACATTCTTCAATATTTTCATGATAAGTTGTCATTGGCGATGGCATCAATGATATTCTCCTCGCCAGAACCACAGGGGTATTAA
- the tilS gene encoding tRNA lysidine(34) synthetase TilS, whose translation MIKKVRETIKKYHMLERGDMVIVAVSGGPDSVALLKALDIFSDEYRLTIITAHLNHGLRGEESNNDEKFVRKLSESMGIEFECKYVDIPSLRQGRGRSIEEIAREERYQFLAEMARKHQAHKIALGHHLYDQAETVLMNFIRGSGMEGLKGILPVREGMYIRPLIAVTRGEIVGFLEKEGIRFVIDSSNTHDLYFRNRIRHHLIPELKEHYNPKIEESLAHMAEIIRLEDEYMKTSLKEVLSGWEVGEGNGEEVRINIPEFFVLHEAVQNRAIKTLLQRFSPSGGGIGYVHVKSVTDLLRSGCPHGCLHLPFNIKVRREYDLLVISRRKRSEGKLMRELSGDYDLCFSSPDADIGRFSYDVAIPGRVEILELGMTMVFDIVDKPLNGIYFNGEKIAYMDLEAIKFPLVIRNLRPGDRIQPLGMEGTKNLKCYFIDEKIPQCERRRIPLLVDDQSVLWIGGMRLSERVKITDKTRRVVKVEIV comes from the coding sequence ATGATAAAAAAGGTAAGGGAAACCATAAAAAAATACCATATGCTCGAGAGGGGAGATATGGTAATTGTGGCAGTCTCCGGTGGGCCGGATTCTGTAGCACTTTTAAAGGCTCTGGATATTTTTTCGGATGAATATAGACTTACAATAATTACTGCCCATCTCAACCACGGGCTGAGGGGTGAGGAGTCCAATAACGATGAGAAATTTGTGCGGAAACTCAGCGAATCCATGGGCATTGAATTTGAGTGCAAATATGTGGATATTCCCTCTCTCCGGCAGGGGAGGGGAAGGTCCATAGAGGAGATTGCGAGAGAGGAGAGGTATCAATTTCTTGCTGAGATGGCCCGAAAACACCAGGCCCATAAAATTGCCCTCGGGCATCATCTCTATGATCAGGCCGAGACGGTGTTGATGAATTTCATCCGTGGCAGCGGTATGGAGGGTTTAAAAGGGATTCTCCCCGTGCGGGAGGGTATGTATATCAGACCCCTTATTGCCGTTACCAGAGGAGAGATTGTGGGTTTTCTCGAAAAGGAGGGCATCCGATTTGTTATAGACAGTTCCAATACCCATGACCTCTATTTCAGGAACAGGATTAGACATCATTTGATACCGGAATTAAAGGAGCATTACAATCCTAAGATAGAGGAAAGCCTTGCCCATATGGCAGAGATCATCCGTCTGGAAGATGAGTATATGAAAACATCTCTAAAGGAGGTTCTGTCAGGATGGGAGGTCGGTGAGGGCAATGGGGAGGAGGTTAGGATTAACATTCCCGAATTTTTCGTGCTCCACGAGGCTGTACAGAACCGGGCAATAAAGACTCTCCTCCAGCGATTTTCCCCATCGGGAGGCGGCATTGGCTATGTTCATGTCAAATCAGTGACAGATTTGCTCCGTAGTGGTTGTCCTCACGGCTGTTTGCATCTTCCCTTTAACATTAAGGTAAGGCGTGAGTATGATTTGCTTGTCATCTCCAGACGAAAGAGATCGGAGGGCAAGCTCATGCGGGAATTATCAGGTGATTACGATCTCTGTTTTAGTTCTCCTGATGCGGACATCGGCCGGTTTTCTTATGATGTTGCGATACCCGGCAGGGTTGAGATCCTTGAACTGGGTATGACGATGGTGTTTGATATTGTAGATAAACCTCTTAACGGTATCTATTTTAATGGGGAAAAGATCGCCTACATGGACTTGGAAGCGATAAAATTTCCGCTGGTCATAAGAAATTTAAGGCCGGGAGACAGGATCCAACCTCTCGGTATGGAGGGGACAAAAAACTTAAAGTGTTACTTTATTGATGAAAAGATTCCCCAGTGTGAGAGAAGAAGAATCCCCTTGTTGGTTGATGATCAATCTGTGCTATGGATTGGGGGAATGAGGTTAAGCGAGCGGGTAAAAATCACCGATAAAACGAGAAGGGTGGTGAAGGTAGAAATTGTTTGA
- the ftsH gene encoding ATP-dependent zinc metalloprotease FtsH: protein MNPLQKNIVLWLVVSLLFVFLYHLFNQPESVRKDIIFSEFVNYAQKGQVVKVTIQGDNITGDLRDGIRFKTYAPKDAGIIPLLKEKGVRIAAKPVDDSPWYMTILISWFPMLFLIGVWIFFMRQMQAGGGKAMAFGKSRARLVTDKTNKVTFADVAGIDEAKAELEEIIDFLKDPKKFTRLGGRIPKGVLLVGAPGTGKTLLAKAIAGEADVPFLSISGSDFVEMFVGVGASRVRDLFTQGKKSAPCIIFIDEIDAVGRHRGAGLGGGHDEREQTLNQLLVEMDGFESAEGVILVSATNRPDVLDPALLRPGRFDRMVIVPLPDVKGREKIFEVHARKTPLADDVDFSVISRGTPGFSGADIENLINEAVLNAARLDKDKVTMSDFEYAKDRVLMGTERKSMVISDEEKRNTAYHESGHALVARLLPGTDPIHKVTIIPRGRALGLTQQLPIDEKHTYPKKYLVNNIAILLGGRAAEELVLEDFTTGAGNDIERATDLARKMVCEWGMSEEMGPLSYGKKEEQIFLGREFATHKDYSEETAEKIDREITRIVSDCYENARKLLSDNMDILNKLASELLEKEVLNAQEIDAIVGIKTSDGSKRSAIGKVRMRKKDLKI, encoded by the coding sequence TTGAATCCCTTACAAAAAAATATTGTGCTCTGGCTTGTCGTCAGCCTTTTATTTGTGTTTTTGTACCATCTTTTTAACCAACCGGAAAGCGTGCGGAAAGATATTATCTTCAGTGAGTTTGTAAACTATGCGCAAAAGGGACAGGTCGTCAAAGTGACGATACAGGGAGATAACATTACCGGTGACTTGAGAGATGGGATAAGATTCAAGACCTATGCTCCGAAGGATGCAGGGATAATTCCCCTTTTGAAGGAAAAAGGCGTTCGGATTGCAGCCAAACCCGTTGATGATTCTCCCTGGTACATGACCATCCTGATATCCTGGTTTCCTATGCTCTTTCTGATCGGTGTATGGATATTCTTCATGCGCCAGATGCAAGCAGGCGGAGGCAAGGCGATGGCCTTCGGAAAAAGCAGGGCAAGGCTCGTGACGGATAAGACAAATAAGGTAACTTTTGCAGATGTTGCGGGCATTGACGAAGCAAAGGCGGAACTGGAAGAGATAATTGACTTTTTAAAGGATCCCAAGAAATTTACGAGATTGGGGGGGCGGATACCCAAAGGGGTGCTTCTCGTAGGGGCGCCCGGCACGGGAAAGACCCTGTTGGCCAAGGCAATTGCCGGTGAGGCAGATGTCCCTTTTCTCAGTATCAGCGGCTCCGATTTCGTCGAGATGTTTGTCGGGGTGGGGGCGTCACGTGTAAGGGACCTCTTCACCCAGGGGAAGAAAAGCGCCCCCTGTATTATTTTTATTGACGAGATAGATGCCGTGGGGAGACACAGGGGCGCCGGACTGGGCGGTGGACACGACGAAAGGGAACAGACCCTTAATCAACTCCTCGTTGAAATGGACGGGTTTGAATCGGCGGAAGGGGTGATTCTCGTGTCAGCGACCAACAGACCGGATGTCCTTGACCCCGCCCTGTTGAGACCGGGACGTTTTGACAGGATGGTAATTGTTCCCCTTCCCGATGTCAAGGGGAGAGAGAAGATATTTGAGGTGCATGCGAGAAAGACGCCCCTTGCCGATGACGTGGATTTTAGTGTCATTAGCCGGGGAACGCCTGGCTTTTCAGGGGCCGATATAGAAAACCTGATCAATGAAGCTGTCCTGAATGCGGCAAGGCTGGATAAAGATAAGGTTACCATGAGTGACTTCGAGTACGCCAAGGACAGGGTCCTCATGGGTACAGAGAGAAAGAGCATGGTGATCAGCGATGAGGAAAAGAGGAACACGGCCTACCATGAATCGGGACATGCCCTCGTGGCAAGGTTGTTGCCGGGGACTGACCCGATCCATAAGGTGACGATCATCCCCCGGGGGAGGGCGTTGGGTCTAACCCAGCAGTTGCCGATAGACGAGAAACACACCTATCCGAAGAAATATCTGGTGAATAATATTGCCATTCTTTTAGGTGGCAGGGCAGCGGAAGAACTGGTTTTAGAGGACTTTACCACTGGTGCAGGAAACGACATTGAACGGGCGACGGATCTGGCCAGGAAGATGGTTTGTGAATGGGGGATGAGCGAGGAAATGGGGCCCTTGAGTTACGGGAAAAAGGAGGAACAGATCTTTTTAGGGCGCGAATTTGCAACGCATAAAGATTACAGCGAAGAAACGGCGGAAAAAATAGACAGAGAAATAACCCGGATTGTTTCTGATTGTTACGAAAATGCAAGGAAACTTCTGTCAGATAATATGGACATTCTGAATAAGCTGGCTTCGGAGTTACTCGAAAAAGAGGTCTTAAACGCCCAGGAGATTGATGCCATCGTGGGGATCAAAACATCCGATGGTTCAAAGAGGTCAGCGATCGGTAAAGTGCGTATGCGTAAGAAGGACTTGAAAATTTGA
- the folP gene encoding dihydropteroate synthase — protein MIRDMNTTGDSFILKTWKREMTIGDRTWIMGIINVTPDSFSDGGCFQSPEEAVESGVRMVEEGADIVDVGGESSRPGAEPVSLKEELRRVIPVIEGLVKRVTVPISVDTTKAEVAREAVASGAEIINDISAMRFDDQMPVIVAATGAAVILMHMKGTPKDMQKGDLTYRSLLPDITEFLRVRMERAKSAGVELERMMIDPGLGFGKTAEDNMKLLRYLSAFKVLGRPIVTGASRKSFIGKVIGGEPHDRLEGTAVALTVAIMNGSHVVRVHDVGAMKKVAAMADAILRA, from the coding sequence TTGATAAGAGATATGAATACCACGGGTGATTCCTTTATTCTCAAGACCTGGAAACGGGAGATGACCATCGGGGATCGCACATGGATCATGGGGATCATCAATGTGACACCCGACTCCTTCTCTGATGGAGGGTGTTTCCAATCACCGGAGGAGGCTGTTGAATCTGGTGTCCGGATGGTCGAGGAAGGGGCAGATATCGTTGATGTAGGCGGTGAATCTTCCAGGCCCGGAGCAGAGCCGGTCTCCCTAAAAGAAGAGTTGAGAAGAGTGATCCCGGTAATAGAGGGTCTTGTTAAAAGGGTCACCGTTCCCATTTCCGTGGATACCACCAAGGCGGAGGTGGCTAGGGAGGCTGTTGCCTCCGGGGCAGAGATAATCAATGATATCAGCGCCATGAGATTTGATGATCAGATGCCTGTAATTGTGGCGGCCACCGGAGCGGCTGTTATCCTCATGCATATGAAGGGAACACCGAAGGATATGCAGAAGGGGGACTTGACTTACCGGTCTCTTCTGCCTGACATTACTGAATTTCTGAGAGTGAGAATGGAAAGGGCAAAATCCGCGGGCGTAGAACTTGAGCGTATGATGATTGATCCAGGTCTCGGTTTCGGAAAAACGGCAGAGGACAATATGAAACTGCTGAGGTACCTTTCCGCGTTTAAGGTACTGGGAAGGCCGATTGTAACAGGGGCATCACGAAAGTCATTTATCGGTAAAGTAATAGGTGGCGAACCCCATGATCGTCTGGAGGGAACAGCCGTGGCGTTGACTGTTGCCATCATGAACGGGAGCCATGTCGTGAGGGTGCATGATGTTGGGGCCATGAAGAAGGTCGCGGCAATGGCTGATGCGATACTCAGGGCGTAG